A region of Trachemys scripta elegans isolate TJP31775 chromosome 24, CAS_Tse_1.0, whole genome shotgun sequence DNA encodes the following proteins:
- the MCL1 gene encoding induced myeloid leukemia cell differentiation protein Mcl-1, with product MLALKRNAVIGLNLYCGGGPTLPPSPPGSPSGAGTPPSPGARDPGPPAEGVRPATLIGGASWGSNGSSEGARALIGSAAAAPALGAGGPRPGPLWRPEEELDGCDPEAERMGPPAAAARADGSLPSTPPAEDDDDEALDGLYQDSLELISRYLREAAELGAPGGKQLFKRLLSGPRGAGPAALEKALETLRRVGDGVMEKHQLAFQGMLRKLDIKNEEDLKSVTAVATHVFSDGVTNWGRIVTLISFGAFVAKHLKSINQENCINTLAGIITDVLVTGKRDWLVNQRGWEGFVEFFRVEDLEGSIRNVLVAFAGFAGLGASLAYMMR from the exons ATGTTGGCGTTAAAGCGGAACGCGGTGATCGGCCTCAACCTGTACTGCGGGGGCGGCCCGACGCTGCCCCCGTCCCCGCCGGGCTCCCCGAGCGGCGCGGGGACCCCTCCCAGCCCGGGCGCGCGGGACCCCGGCCCGCCGGCGGAGGGCGTCCGGCCGGCGACGCTGATTGGCGGAGCCTCTTGGGGTTCCAACGGCTCTTCTGAGGGGGCCCGGGCGCTGATTGgctccgccgccgccgcccctgCGCTGGGGGCCGGGGGGCCCCGGCCGGGCCCGCTgtggcggccggaggaggagctgGACGGCTGCGACCCCGAGGCCGAGCGGATGGGCCCGCCGGCGGCCGCCGCCCGCGCCGACGGCTCCTTGCCCAGCACCCCGCCCGCGGAGGACGACGACGACGAGGCGCTGGACGGGCTGTACCAGGACTCGCTGGAGCTCATCAGCCGCTACCTGCGGGAGGCGGCCGAGCTCGGCGCGCCCGGCGGCAAGCAGCTCTTCAAGCGGCTGCTGAGCGGGCCGCGGGGAGCGGGCCCCGCCGCCCTGGAGAAGGCGCTGGAGACGCTGCGGAGGGTCGGCGACGGCGTCATGGAGAAGCACCAGCTCGCCTTCCAAG GGATGCTTCGGAAGCTAGACATCAAGAATGAGGAGGATCTGAAGTCAGTGACTGCCGTTGCAACCCATGTTTTCAGTGATGGAGTAACAAACTGGGGTAGAATTGTGACACTCATCTCTTTTGGTGCCTTTGTTGCAAAACACCTGAAGAGCATAAACCAGGAGAATTGCATCAACACACTAGCAGGGATCATCACAGATGTGCTTGTCACAGGCAAACGAGATTGGCTAGTTAACCAAAGAGGCTGG GAGGGATTTGTTGAATTCTTCCGTGTAGAGGATCTAGAAGGTAGCATCAGGAATGTTCTGGTGGCTTTTGCaggctttgctggactgggagcAAGCTTGGCCTACATGATGCGATGA